The Papaver somniferum cultivar HN1 chromosome 6, ASM357369v1, whole genome shotgun sequence genome segment ATGAGAAGTATTCACCGACAGATCATCTAACAAAGAAGGATCAGGATTGGGGTTAGTCTTCACAACGCCGAAGGGAGCAAAGATAGTCCACTGTTTCAGACTGGAATTTGATGGCGACCAATAATGTCACCGAGTATGAAGCAGTAATACATAACTTGCGACTGATAGTGGAATTGGGATTAGATGAAGTAAGGCTCACCAGCGATTCACAATTGGTCACACGACATATAACCGGGGAGTACCAAACTCAAGACCCTATACTTTAGAAATATTTGAGGCTGGCAAGACTCTACATCGATCAGATTCCTAACATTAAGTTCAGGCATATTTGCAGAAAAGACAACCGTCACGTCGATGCTTTAGCATACATCGCATCAATGACTATAGACCCGACTATTGAAGCTGTGAGAATCAGGAGGTCTTGGAACCATCAATACGCGACGAGGGAGAAGTATAAGTACAAGCAGTCACCACTATAACATACAAATATGAAGAAGGAGATTGGAGAAAACCTATCCATGAATTTCTTGAATCGGGAGTATTACCACAAGGGCGACCTCAGATCAACAAAATCAAAAGCAAGGCAACGAGCTATCAACTCTGGGACGGCATATTGTACATGCGATCTTATTTGGGACCACTCCTAAGATGCCTGAGCAAGGAAGAGGGACATACTATCCTAAATGAGCTGCACTATGATGGGGCAGGCAATCATAGCTCGGGAAGGAGTTTATCGGCAAGAGCTAAGACTATGGAATAATTTTGTCCCTACATGAATGAAGATGCGAAACAAATGGATAAAATATGTGATGAATGCCAAATGTTTGGAAAAAAGATACATGCTTCGTCAGTAATGTTGAACTCAGTCGTGAGTCCCTGACCCTTTGCTAAATGGGGTATAGACATTGTGGGGTCTTTGCATGTCGGGTCGAGGCagagaagatacttaatagtagcAACTGAATACTTTACTAAATGGGTTGAAGAAGCGGCATTGAGATACATTCGGGATAGAGATGTGTTCAGATTTATTTATGAGCATATCATATGTCGTTTCGGGATACCAGCAGCCATCGTATCAGACAACGAAAATCagttgcaaggaaagaacatagatatgTTATTCAACACTTATAACATCAGGAAGAGTAAGGCTACACCCATCTACCCCCAAAGTAATGGGCAAGCCGAAATTACGAACAAAACAATAGCAGACAATCTGAAAAAGAAGTTGGACGGGAAGTACGGAGAATGGTGCGAAGAGCTACATAACGTCTTGTGGGACTACAGAACAGCCCAAAGAGAAGCAACGGCTCTTTCACCCTATATGCTCATGTATGGAATAAAGGAGATTCTTCCAACAGAAGTAATGATACCCACAATAAGAACTGAAGCATGAAAACAAAATATATCGGCAGACCTAATTCTACCCAAGCTCGACGACTTGGATGAAACAAGAGAAATGAcactacaaaaaatggagaaCTACCAAAGGCGGTTACAACGTGAGTATAACAAGGGGGTTCGGCCGAGGGAATTCTATCAAGGTCAATTGGTCTTGAAGGAACTACCCAAGAACGAGCGAGATAAGAAGGGTGGAAAGTTGGCATCCAGATGGGGCAGGCCATACACTATTGTCTCGAAAGTAGATGAAGGAGCGTATAAGATACTAAAACCTAACGTAACTCCCGAAGAACGATCGTGGAACACACGACACTTGAAACTATATCACCCATGAGAGGTGAAAACACAGGTATGATACGATGCCGTTCGAACTCTTTACCATCCATGAGAGATGACCAAGAGAAGTGACTTAAGCGACTAATGGTCATTCAAACTCGGGACGATGGCAgagtgcaagtgccgaggtgacttacactcgacggGATATTCAAACTCGGGGCAGTAGCAgcgtgcaagtgccgaggtagtctaagggttctggtggttggaaaccagtAACCAAAGGTTATGAAGACACGAGTTCTTGATAATCGAGAGTCCTGTGAACATTTCCGCGGACCGCTCCCATCGCAAGTGACCAGACTCACTTGATCCAGGATAGCCGATCGATGGCTAGCCTAGGATAATCGGGACATAGAATTTAGGCAAGACCTAATACGCTTCCATTGGTTCAAGGCAccagtgatgagatacctcgatGGGGACATGTcattgggcccgatgaccctccctgttgagtgtgttcgacagataTGAAATTTACGCTAACATGTTAATTACACTATGAAATGCAAGAAAACGAAACACTAAGGGTTATGAACGACCAAACATCAAATAAACAGAGCGAAATATTGTCAACAGAAACAAACCCTAGCAAGGAGCAACCAACTGGTGATGCAACACCCCATAACATAAATCATCCAAAAGTTTAAAGGTGTTCGAACGAAATAGAAGTTACAGCTCGAGCAATAGGGGAAAAATAATGACGCAGCACTACAAAAGGCACAAACTATTCCTTGGGAGCACCCGAGACCGAGCTCGTACACTTCGCGGCAATCGGTGCCTTCCTCATAGTTATGAACTCCTTCACACCCGCTTTGACCTTCTCTGCAAGCTCGTGCTTATTCCTATTCTTTTTATCCTCGAGATCAACGACAGCCTCCTTCAACTTGGTGTTCAGAAGAGTCTCATTATGCTGCAGCTGGACAACCTGATCCTCCAAAGTGCGAACTTTTCCTTGCTCAGTTGTACGAAATAAAAGAATTGCATGTTATCACCCGATAAAATGTTAAAGCGAAGTAACAAGAAGCATATATAAACCATGCATAAAGACCTGAAAGTGCGGGTAAAACTAATTTCAGAGTTTCTTCGGACTTAGAAAGATTGATCTCAGTTTCACTCATCTTCAACACCAACTCGTTATACCGTTGCTCATTAAATTCATTGGAGCGCCAATGTTTCTTATGCTCGCTCCATGAAGTTTGCTGACAATGGTGAGCAGCTTGAAGACCCGACAGCTGAAGCTGAGTCCACTCCAAATCTTGACTAGTCTGATCAAGTGCACAAACCCTATCCCCAAGTTGATGGATACTAGTCTCAGCCTCATCTTTCAACCGGGAGAGACGCCAACGATCGAAGTGAAGGTCCCTATTCTAAAATAGAAGAGAGTTGCATTGACCCTCTAAGTTTTCGACTGACACTAGTCTATCAGCATCAATCCTTTGAATCCTGGATAACTCAGCCTGGAGATTGTCTATTTCCTCGGGTACATACTCAAACCTATGATATCGTGATAACTCGGCTCGGAGCCCTTCAATCTCAGTATCTTGGCGATCTATTTTATCATCCTTATTATAAATCTTCTGTTGAAGCGTGGCAACATGGCCTTCTTAGGACTTCAATTTCATAGATAAACGACGATATTCGGAGGCGGAGTCCTTTTCTAAGCTAGATATTTCGGCTATAATACAACACTAGACTCAGGATATTGGCACTATCGcgtaaataaaaaaatgaaagagcAGCACAACATACTTTTAGCTTCATTCATCCGCCTCTCAAGTTTCCAAACATGCTCTTGCTCTCCCTGCAGCTGGGTTCTGAGGTGCGACATCTCCTCATATTCCTTCTGATGAATTGTCGACTGGAGAAGCCTTTGATTCTTGGCCTAAAAAAAATCGGGTTAGGTGACTAATAAAAGAAGGAGTAAAACAACTATGTGACCAAGGCAGTGAAGTTCATCATAGTGTTGAGTGAATACCTCATGGAAGGGCCATACAGGGGCATATCCTTTAGCATATCCACAGAGGAAAGAGAGTTGAAGCTAGAAGACGCAAGAGCGCCCAAAGAATCACAAGCAACACCCAAGAATGTGAAGACAGAGCACCAACCGCACCTTGATTAGGGGAAATCCTCTCCACATTCTCCACTACCTCATCGTGAGGAAGAGTATGAATGTTCTCTTCGGGAGCAGGTATCTCGGGTTCTTTCTGTTCTTAACCTCCACCTAACCCTTCAGCCTCAGCATCCGAGCCAAAGAATTCATCATTTTCACTGTCATCATCCGACATCACCACAACCACATTAGTATGAGGAAGGACAGTTCCTTTGCCATAGGGAACCGCCTTAGGCGACAGAGGCACGTTATTTTCTGGGACAGTCTTGTCACCCTTAGCTCCTTTGCCACTCCCTTCGGAATCATCATCTACAACGACACATGAGACATCAGAATTCTTCTTCTTGATCAATTTTTTTGGTATAAATCGCGACAATGGAAGACGATCGTCTAAATCCTCACCATCTTTCCCGAGAGAGCCTTCCACATCATCATCCCCAGTCTTGGATTTCTGTAAATATAACATCGTCAGACCCATTAAAGGAAACAAATAGAGGCAAGTACATGTACTGAGGATAGAGCAATATATTTGTTACCTTCACTGACTCTTCCTCAGTCCTAGCGCCAGAGCCTCTCTTCCGAGTATTTTGAGTCTTGGGCTGAGTACCCCCAGTCTTGGGCtgcaaaataaggattttttgaaAATTGTTGTTATCCGAAGAAAAATACCCGAGGAAAGAAAACCCAATAAAGACAGTCATACCTGATCATCATTAACTATCCAGAACTGATAGGGATCAGCAGGGAAATCGGGAGGAGGAAGCTTGCCACTTAAGATGGGACCACAGATAGCAAGAGGGACTCGATCCCAAACAGAATATCTGGTATGACGAGCATGCTTGTTGGTATTTTTTACACCCTCGGGATCTTCATCCAACATCAActtttcaaaattattggtcgGAACCTTATTACAATGAGGACTAACAGCAAAACCAGCCAAATCATCAAGAGAGGCAGTCTCACTCCGATAATTCCATAGGAAGCTGGCCGAAGTATACTTGCTCGCTTGAGAAAGGTCGTATGTCGACCAAGGGGTCTTAGAACACTCACTTTTTCCCCATCTTTCCCACTCTACCATAAGACGAAATGTATCCCGTTTCATTGAGCCAAGGCCCGAGGAGGGTGAAGCTGAGACAAAACCTCATAGGAAAATGGACGATTCAGGTCATATAATGGAAAATGTAACCCGAGTTTGAGCTGTCCCTTAGTAATGATAGTCGCCTCGGGAGAATGAGAAAACTTTTCAACCCCCTCATTCTTCAATGAGCCTTTCTGACCAGACACAAGCTGAATATCATAGTCGTGAAAGTTCAAATCATCCTTCAATTGATTGACGAATTGAGCATCAGTAAGGTTCCTCTGGGATCTCTTCTCAATCCTACACACAAAAGTGGAAGATTCATCagagaaaatcaaatcaagagatcgaTAACCGTGAAGGGAAGGGCTCTCAATAAAGAATAAGGAATAAACGGGAACACTATCTTCATCATAGAATGTGCAACTTACGCACCTTTTTTCTGTCATACAAGGAGATGAAGAAACCATTAAAGAACAGTTGTAGATCGAGAGCTGGTAATGAAGACAACGAAAAACAAGTTCAGCGACAACAACAAAGCAAAAACGATAAAGAAAatgaagtgttagagcatagctcggttgaacccaccaaacgttggtatgtgaagtttggttgccatattttagtgaatcaaaactcatgttaagagtcgcttgattatgtactagagtcaacttcgtataggttagcttgaaagtattaggatatgagacattacaagtattgcgaggacttgaaga includes the following:
- the LOC113290961 gene encoding uncharacterized protein LOC113290961, whose product is MRHLQRRNIALEQENRRPRGRGSRSRGSSSHGTSTDRTMTRFGLMFEPPPQQGTIPEPITQGGGGGYSPPEDSSSEEEVPGPEEGPDTANETKLKQLEEMVKKLAGGGEVDKLAKVISEAEKTPFTRELEQALLPLKCTFPTFPSSFVALGTLWNTSKYIVGSLHVGSRQRRYLIVATEYFTKWVEEAALRYIRDRDVFRFIYEHIICRFGIPAAIVSDNENQLQGKNIDMLFNTYNIRKSKATPIYPQSNGQAEITNKTIADNLKKKLDGKYGEWCEELHNVLWDYRTAQREATALSPYMLMYGIKEILPTEVMIPTIRTEA